From Numida meleagris isolate 19003 breed g44 Domestic line chromosome 4, NumMel1.0, whole genome shotgun sequence, the proteins below share one genomic window:
- the PTX3 gene encoding pentraxin-related protein PTX3, whose product MLPRGVLTLLTLFCVFRASASVLDEDDDYDLMYVNLDNEIEGPVLGTEESASCDCQREHTEWDKLFIMLENSQMKENMMLQALEDGLKADVQALRAELSQLTAGLAGTFSSAVQQVTSHALAQLQQALQRSRDQPEDAERLCESQQGKVLEHVLLLSHNVSARLGRLENSWLRWAEGEAQETAFQLQRDKLGPSREDSLLLNTLWKELQQTRAELKASQKWATQHLLPAGCETAILFPMRSRKIFGSVHPTAAMTLSSFTVCVWVKATEVLDKTIVLSYGTKFNPYEIQLYLSRQSAVLAVGSAQHKLAARNVVVPGKWIHLCGTWSSDNGTASLWADGALTATTVGIADTHVVPDGGILQIGQEKNGCCVGGGFDEALAFSGKLTGLNLWDRVLSAEEIAVQGGEDACSSRGNIVGWGVTEVLPYGGAQYVS is encoded by the exons atgcTGCCTCGAGGAGTGCTTACTCTGCTCACgctgttctgtgttttcagggcttctgcttctgtgctggATGAAGACGACGACTACGATCTCATGTATGTGAATCTGGACAATGAAATCGAAGGTCCGGTTCTGGGCACTGAGGAAT CTGCCTCGTGTGACTGCCAGCGGGAGCACACGGAGTGGGACAAGCTCTTCATCATGCTGGAGAACTCGCAGATGAAGGAGAACATGATGCTGCAGGCGCTGGAGGACGGGCTGAAGGCGGACGTGCAGGCGCTCAGAGCGGAGCTGAGCCAGCTCACCGCTGGCCTTGCCGGCACCTTCAGCTCGGCGGTGCAGCAGGTCACCTCCCATGCCTtggcccagctgcagcaggcactgcaAAGGAGCAGAGACCAACCTGAGGATGCCGAGAGGCTCTGCGAGTCCCAGCAGGGCAAGGTTCTGGAGCATGTCCTGCTGCTGAGCCACAACGTGTCCGCCAGGCTGGGCCGGCTGGAGAACTCCTGGCTGAGATGGGCTGAGGGGGAGGCCCAAGAAACAGCTTTCCAGCTCCAGCGGGACAAGCTCGGCCCCAGCAGAGAGGACAGCCTCCTCTTGAACACCTTATGGAAGGAGCTCCAGCAGACCAGAGCCGAGCTGAAGGCATCACAGAAGTGGGCCACCCAGCACCTACTGCCAGCAG GCTGCGAAACAGCGATTCTGTTCCCGATGCGTTCCAGAAAGATCTTCGGGAGCGTTCATCCGACCGCTGCCATGACCCTCTCCTCCTTCACCGTTTGTGTCTGGGTCAAAGCGACAGAGGTTTTGGACAAAACCATCGTCCTCTCCTACGGAACGAAATTCAATCCCTATGAGATTCAGCTGTACCTGAGCCGGCAGTCCGCAGTGCTCGCCGTAGGCAGCGCCCAGCACAAGCTGGCTGCCAGGAACGTGGTGGTTCCTGGGAAGTGGATCCATCTCTGTGGCACCTGGAGCTCGGACAACGGCACCGCGTCGCTGTGGGCGGACGGAGCGCTCACGGCCACCACCGTGGGCATTGCTGACACTCACGTCGTTCCCGACGGAGGAATTCTGCAGATCGGCCAAGAGAAGAACGGCTGCTGCGTTGGAGGAGGGTTTGATGAAGCTTTGGCCTTCTCGGGAAAATTAACGGGGTTGAACCTGTGGGACAGAGTGCTCAGCGCCGAGGAGATAGCAGTGCAGGGCGGAGAGGACGCATGCAGCTCGCGAGGCAACATCGTGGGGTGGGGGGTCACGGAGGTTCTGCCGTACGGAGGAGCCCAGTATGTTTCCTAA